The following coding sequences lie in one Eriocheir sinensis breed Jianghai 21 chromosome 19, ASM2467909v1, whole genome shotgun sequence genomic window:
- the LOC127000952 gene encoding N66 matrix protein-like: MGRWPRGGLRCVAAVVVVVVFMQVLPATSAPAPAETQDGLDHGNSGVHGGGGGFDAGSGFVGVFNGQEAKKPSSGALFSKGVGADVVAFRFPHHYGFHGFDGFNGYNGYFGYGNDRNHNNGGFGNNGGFGNNGGFGNNGGFDNNGGFGNNGGFGNNGGFGNNGGFGNNGGFGNNGGFGNNHGFGNNDGFGNNGGFGNNDGFGNNGGFGNNDGFGNNDGFGNNGGHRDFRNSGCT, from the exons ATGGGTCGCTGGCCTCGTGGTGGTCTGCGGTgtgtggcagcggtggtggtggtggtggtgttcatgcaAGTCCTGCCCGCCACGTCTGCTCCTGCCCCTGCCG AGACCCAAGACGGTTTGGACCACGGTAACTCCGGCgtacacggcggcggcggcggattcGACGCCGGCAGCGGGTTCGTCGGAGTCTTTAATGGCCAGGAGGCCAAAAAACCAAGCTCT GGAGCCCTCTTCAGCAAAGGAGTCGGGGCAGATGTTGTGGCATTCCGATTCCCTCATCACTACGGCTTCCATGGCTTCGACGGCTTCAACGGTTACAACGGCTATTTCGGCTACGGCAATGATAGGAACCATAACAACGGCGGCTTCGGTAACAACGGTGGCTTCGGTAACAACGGCGGCTTCGGTAACAACGGCGGCTTCGATAACAACGGCGGCTTCGGTAACAACGGCGGCTTCGGTAACAACGGTGGCTTCGGTAACAACGGCGGCTTCG GTAACAACGGTGGCTTCGGTAACAACGGTGGCTTCGGTAACAACCACGGCTTCGGTAACAACGACGGCTTCGGTAACAACGGTGGCTTCGGTAACAACGACGGCTTCGGTAACAACGGTGGCTTCGGTAACAACGACGGCTTCGGTAACAACGACGGCTTCGGTAACAACGGCGGCCACCGAGACTTCCGCAACTCCGGCT GCACGTGA